The Glycine max cultivar Williams 82 chromosome 12, Glycine_max_v4.0, whole genome shotgun sequence genome window below encodes:
- the LOC100818421 gene encoding LOW QUALITY PROTEIN: O-acyltransferase WSD1 (The sequence of the model RefSeq protein was modified relative to this genomic sequence to represent the inferred CDS: substituted 1 base at 1 genomic stop codon): MDQFYDEVQEPVSPHGHYFNSSVICSYVFGFLEMAVPIDDSQTIPLLEDVFLPINPRFSSIMVRDQAGKMRWKRVQVNPEEHVKVPRFPECNSAELYEQYFDDYVTRILNERTPQNKPLWEIHLIKYPTSSAAGTIIFKFHHSLGDGYSLMGALLSCLQRTDDPSLPLTFPSNSQHAKKNMFKLHSVISSLFSSMLDFGSSIIKTRMIEDDKTPIRSGYEGTKPKYFTLSNISLSLDHIKAIKSNLGVTINDVITGIIFYGIRLYMQDIDYLTRKANSTALVVLNTRNIRGXQSVKEMQKPKVQGLWGNKISFLQIPIPKLSQSKISNPLEFVWNARKLIKRKRHSFSVYLIGLLLDLEMKLRGPEVASKTFYNTLGNCSVLISNMFGPMEQMALANHPVSGVYFAMSGGPQNVNVEIMSYVGELRITSKTLKGFIDEQKFKFCIEKAFDEIFKDAMEIYEIPKWDIYMEILISGGAV; the protein is encoded by the exons ATGGACCAATTCTATGATGAGGTTCAAGAGCCCGTGAGTCCTCATGGACATTATTTCAACAGTTCGGTGATTTGCTCCtatgtttttggctttcttGAAATGGCAGTTCCAATTGATGACTCACAGACTATACCTTTGCTGGAAGATGTCTTCCTCCCCATCAACCCACGTTTCTCCTCTATTATG GTCAGAGACCAAGCTGGTAAAATGAGATGGAAAAGGGTACAAGTGAATCCTGAAGAGCATGTAAAAGTCCCTAGATTTCCTGAATGCAATTCAGCAGAATTGTATGAGCAATATTTTGATGATTATGTGACAAGGATTCTAAATGAACGGACACCTCAGAACAAGCCACTATGGGAAATCCATCTTATTAAGTATCCAACAAGCAGTGCTGCAGgcacaataattttcaaatttcatcaTTCACTTGGAGATGGTTATTCCCTCATGGGTGCCCTTCTTTCTTGTCTTCAAAGAACTGATGACCCTTCTCTTCCACTAACTTTTCCTTCAAATTCACAGCatgcaaagaaaaacatgtttaaGTTACATTCAGTGATATCCTCCCTCTTTAGCTCCATGTTAGATTTTGGATCTAGCATAATAAAGACTAGAATGATTGAAGATGACAAAACACCCATAAGGTCTGGATATGAAGGAACTAAGCCTAAGTATTTCACCTTGTCAAACATATCATTATCTCTTGATCATATTAAAGCAATCAAGTCCAATCTTGGAGT GACAATAAATGATGTGATTACAGGGATAATTTTCTATGGAATTCGTTTGTACATGCAAGATATTGACTACTTGACAAGAAAAGCAAACTCCACAGCTTTGGTAGTGCTCAACACAAGAAATATTAGAGGGTAACAATCGGTGAAGGAGATGCAAAAACCAAAGGTCCAAGGTCTCTGgggaaataaaatttctttcttACAAATACCAATTCCAAAGCTAAGTCAATCCAAAATCTCCAACCCTCTTGAGTTTGTTTGGAATGCCCGTAAACTAATCAAGAGGAAGAGACATTCTTTCAGTGTTTATCTCATAGGTTTGCTCCTGGATTTGGAGATGAAATTAAGAGGTCCTGAG GTTGCGTCTAAAACCTTCTACAACACTCTGGGAAATTGTAGTGTTCTTATATCCAACATGTTTGGGCCAATGGAGCAGATGGCTTTGGCAAATCATCCTGTAAGTGGTGTTTATTTCGCTATGTCGGGTGGACCTCAg AATGTAAACGTAGAAATTATGAGCTATGTGGGAGAATTAAGAATCACCTCGAAAACTCTTAAGGGATTTATAGATGAACAGAAATTCAAGTTTTGCATAGAGAAAGCCTTTGATGAAATATTCAAAGATGCTATGGAGATCTACGAGATACCTAAATGGGACATATATATGGAAATATTGATTAGTGGTGGCGCAGTGTAA
- the LOC100815210 gene encoding dihydroorotase, mitochondrial-like encodes MELTITQPDDWHLHLRDGSLLEAVLPHSAKHFGRAIVMPNLKPPITTTSAAVAYRESILKAIPKDSNFTPLMSLYLTDVTTPDEIKLAKKSGLVYGVKLYPAGATTNSQDGVTDLFGNCFSVLEEMAEQNLPLLVHGEVTDSNVDIFDREKVFIETILMPLIQRLPQLKVVMEHITTADAVKFVESCKEGYVAATVTPQHLLLNRNALFQGGLQPHNYCLPVLKREIHRQAIVSAVTSGSKRFFLGTDSAPHDRRKKECSCGCAGIYNSPVALSLYAKVFEEAGALDKLEAFTSFNGPDFYGLPRNKSKIKLRKAPWKVPDYLSFPFGDIVPMFAGETLEWEALPC; translated from the exons ATGGAGCTCACTATTACACAGCCTGATGATTGGCATCTTCACCTCCGTGATGGTTCCCTTCTTGAAGCTGTCCTCCCTCACAG TGCGAAGCATTTTGGAAGGGCCATAGTAATGCCAAATTTGAAACCACCCATCACTACCACGTCTGCTGCTGTCGCTTATCGAGAGTCCATTTTGAAAGCAATACCTAAAGATAGCAACTTCACTCCTCTCATGTCACTTTACCTCACAGACGTGACTACCCCTGATGAGATTAAACTTGCAA AAAAAAGTGGACTTGTTTATGGTGTGAAGTTGTATCCTGCTGGTGCTACAACAAACTCCCAAGATGGTGTTACAGATCTTTTTGGAAATTGTTTTTCTGTTCTTGAGGAAATGGCTGAGCAAAATTTACCATTATtg GTTCACGGAGAGGTTACAGATTCAAACGTTGATATTTTTGACCGAGAAAAAGTCTTTattgaaacaattttaatgCCTTTAATTCAAAGACTTCCACAGCTGAAGGTTGTGATGGAGCATATCACTACTGCAGATGCTGTTAAATTTGTAGAGTCTTGCAAAGAAG GTTATGTAGCAGCAACTGTTACACCACAGCATCTTCTTCTGAATCGTAATGCTTTGTTCCAAGGTGGCTTACAGCCTCACAATTACTGTCTTCCAGTGCTCAAAAGAGAGATCCATA GACAGGCTATTGTTTCGGCTGTCACTAGTGGAAGTAAACGATTTTTCCTTGGAACTGATAGTGCTCCACATGATAGGCGTAAAAAGGAATGTTCCTGTGGATGTGCTGGCATATACAACTCACCGGTTGCTCTATCACTATATGCCAAAGTTTTTGAAGAG GCTGGTGCACTTGATAAGCTAGAGGCTTTTACAAGCTTTAACGGACCTGACTTCTATGGCCTCCCCAGAAACAAGTCAAAGATTAAACTGAGGAAAGCTCCTTGGAAAGTACCTGATTATTTGTCATTTCCATTTGGAGACATCGTTCCCATGTTTGCTGGTGAAACCCTTGAATGGGAGGCATTGCCTTGTTGA
- the LOC100815210 gene encoding dihydroorotase, mitochondrial-like isoform X1, translating into MKPHSSTEIVFKECVCARACIKILLKKRLISVKMELTITQPDDWHLHLRDGSLLEAVLPHSAKHFGRAIVMPNLKPPITTTSAAVAYRESILKAIPKDSNFTPLMSLYLTDVTTPDEIKLAKKSGLVYGVKLYPAGATTNSQDGVTDLFGNCFSVLEEMAEQNLPLLVHGEVTDSNVDIFDREKVFIETILMPLIQRLPQLKVVMEHITTADAVKFVESCKEGYVAATVTPQHLLLNRNALFQGGLQPHNYCLPVLKREIHRQAIVSAVTSGSKRFFLGTDSAPHDRRKKECSCGCAGIYNSPVALSLYAKVFEEAGALDKLEAFTSFNGPDFYGLPRNKSKIKLRKAPWKVPDYLSFPFGDIVPMFAGETLEWEALPC; encoded by the exons ATGAAACCACATTCTTCGACTGAAATAGTGTTCAAGGAGTGTGTGTGCGCGCGCGCGT GTATTAAGattctactaaaaaaaaggttgATCAGCGTAAAGATGGAGCTCACTATTACACAGCCTGATGATTGGCATCTTCACCTCCGTGATGGTTCCCTTCTTGAAGCTGTCCTCCCTCACAG TGCGAAGCATTTTGGAAGGGCCATAGTAATGCCAAATTTGAAACCACCCATCACTACCACGTCTGCTGCTGTCGCTTATCGAGAGTCCATTTTGAAAGCAATACCTAAAGATAGCAACTTCACTCCTCTCATGTCACTTTACCTCACAGACGTGACTACCCCTGATGAGATTAAACTTGCAA AAAAAAGTGGACTTGTTTATGGTGTGAAGTTGTATCCTGCTGGTGCTACAACAAACTCCCAAGATGGTGTTACAGATCTTTTTGGAAATTGTTTTTCTGTTCTTGAGGAAATGGCTGAGCAAAATTTACCATTATtg GTTCACGGAGAGGTTACAGATTCAAACGTTGATATTTTTGACCGAGAAAAAGTCTTTattgaaacaattttaatgCCTTTAATTCAAAGACTTCCACAGCTGAAGGTTGTGATGGAGCATATCACTACTGCAGATGCTGTTAAATTTGTAGAGTCTTGCAAAGAAG GTTATGTAGCAGCAACTGTTACACCACAGCATCTTCTTCTGAATCGTAATGCTTTGTTCCAAGGTGGCTTACAGCCTCACAATTACTGTCTTCCAGTGCTCAAAAGAGAGATCCATA GACAGGCTATTGTTTCGGCTGTCACTAGTGGAAGTAAACGATTTTTCCTTGGAACTGATAGTGCTCCACATGATAGGCGTAAAAAGGAATGTTCCTGTGGATGTGCTGGCATATACAACTCACCGGTTGCTCTATCACTATATGCCAAAGTTTTTGAAGAG GCTGGTGCACTTGATAAGCTAGAGGCTTTTACAAGCTTTAACGGACCTGACTTCTATGGCCTCCCCAGAAACAAGTCAAAGATTAAACTGAGGAAAGCTCCTTGGAAAGTACCTGATTATTTGTCATTTCCATTTGGAGACATCGTTCCCATGTTTGCTGGTGAAACCCTTGAATGGGAGGCATTGCCTTGTTGA
- the LOC100306526 gene encoding uncharacterized protein: MQRVSPTSTIWRTIVSKARKNVFFINDPFAARSFSAVPVVAAAKKLHQPEIPSDFQKWGSVGFCRTSKFASGFNPLQPKPLDSIVDVHRLKDRYPEDIASVWDDYHIGRGHIGATMKAKLYHLLEHRASECRYFVIPLWRGSGYTTMFVQVQTPHMIFTGLEDYKARGTQAAPYFTLTFYTEFAESKDLVLIRGDVVFTSKLTDPEAKWLLETAQSFYLNDARYKLVERFNRQTHDFEFKDVLQVLDMPIL, encoded by the exons ATGCAAAGGGTGTCTCCAACCTCCACAATTTGGAGGACCATAGTCTCCAAGGCCAGAAAAAACGTGTTTTTCATCAACGACCCTTTTGCTGCGCGCTCCTTCTCTGCGGTTCCCGTCGTGGCAGCCGCCAAGAAATTGCATCAACCAGAGATTCCAAGCGATTTCCAGAAATGGGGTTCGGTTGGATTCTGCAGAACGTCGAAATTTGCCTCTGGGTTCAATCCACTTCAACCGAAGCCGTTGGATTCTATTGTAGATGTCCACAGATTGAAAGATCGGTATCCTGAAGACATTGCTTCTGTTTGGGATGAT TATCACATAGGAAGAGGTCATATTGGAGCAACTATGAAAGCAAAACTTTATCACTTGCTGGAGCATAGAGCTTCAGAATG CCGATATTTTGTCATTCCTTTATGGAGGGGAAGTGGATACACGACAATGTTTGTTCAAG TCCAGACGCCACACATGATTTTTACAGGTCTTGAAGATTACAAGGCCAGAGGAACACAAGCAGCCCCTTACTTTACTTTGACCTTTTACACAGAATTTGCAGAGAGCAAGGACTTGGTACTGATCCGTGGGGATGTTGTATTTACCAGCAAGCTTACTGACCCAGAAGCAAAATGGCTTTTGGAAACTGCTCAGTCTTTTTATTTGAATGATGCGAGGTACAAACTGGTTGAGAGGTTCAACAGGCAAACACATGATTTTGAGTTCAAAGATGTCTTGCAAGTATTGGACATGCCTATTTTGTAA